A section of the Pimelobacter simplex genome encodes:
- a CDS encoding TetR/AcrR family transcriptional regulator has product MSASGSVRRRLTASARRERIEAAAVEVFAERGYDAASVGEIAAAAGVSRTVLYDHFQDKRALYLHVLGTENAAMLAEVGSGITGAGAGRARMRATVAAYLSFAQQRPAARRLLVDPIPTGDPGLDQAVHAFRAARTQAVATMLGPDLARAGLAAGTTPAAVVVELLITGVDGVARWWQEHPDASLDEVTDVAAQLLWNGLPRVRT; this is encoded by the coding sequence GTGAGCGCGTCCGGTTCCGTCCGCCGCCGGCTGACCGCGTCCGCACGCCGGGAGCGGATCGAGGCCGCGGCCGTCGAGGTCTTCGCCGAGCGCGGGTACGACGCCGCGTCGGTCGGCGAGATCGCGGCCGCCGCCGGCGTCTCGCGCACCGTGCTCTACGACCACTTCCAAGACAAGCGCGCGCTCTACCTGCACGTGCTCGGCACCGAGAACGCCGCGATGCTCGCCGAGGTCGGCAGCGGCATCACCGGGGCCGGCGCCGGCCGGGCGCGGATGCGGGCCACCGTGGCGGCGTACCTCTCGTTCGCGCAGCAGCGCCCGGCCGCCCGCCGGCTGCTCGTCGACCCGATCCCCACGGGTGACCCGGGGCTCGACCAGGCCGTGCACGCCTTCCGCGCCGCGCGCACCCAGGCGGTCGCGACGATGCTCGGCCCCGACCTCGCCCGCGCCGGGCTGGCCGCCGGGACGACCCCCGCGGCGGTCGTGGTCGAGCTGCTCATCACCGGGGTCGACGGTGTCGCGCGCTGGTGGCAGGAGCACCCGGACGCCTCGCTCGACGAGGTCACCGACGTCGCGGCCCAGCTGCTGTGGAACGGGCTGCCGCGGGTCAGAACATGA
- a CDS encoding hydroxysqualene dehydroxylase yields the protein MAQRVDRRTLLLSSAAAGAGAVLAGTGLAPAFAATPGRRAVVLGGGMAGLTAAHELVERGFEVTVFEPSAWGGKARSIPVAGTGTGGRADLPGEHGFRFFPGFYHHVPETMRRIPFGTGTVGDNLVAATGGKFLRAGERADGFVFGIGPDPQQLLTVDGLRRYLRDTLGGRTVPPQELAYFVERLLVFLTSCDERRLGQWEKVSWWDFVGAGKRSKEYQRVLAAGLTRSLVAAKETIASTRTIGNMGEAFVYNMMGRGNDGALDRVLDLPTNEAWIDPWTAYLRGRGVRLVFGQRLVRYDIERGRVAAAVLADASGATTRVEADWFVSAMPVERVVPTLTPAVLGLAPELEELGTLTTDWMVGIQFFLRAPVKLTHGHITFLDAPWSLTALTQGQFWADRTITRDYGDGAVVDILSIDISNWDAPGILYGKTAKECTPAEIAAEVLAQVRAHHTAGDLLPEGIIHSWFLDPGVRWDAAQRRNTNETPLLVNTVDSWSRRPTARTGVPNLMMSGDFVQTDIDLATMEGANESARHAVNAILDESGSSAARAKTFRLYDPPEFTLLKQTDRLLYKLGRRNLLDLG from the coding sequence ATGGCGCAGCGTGTGGACCGTCGTACCTTGCTCCTGTCGTCGGCCGCGGCCGGCGCGGGCGCCGTCCTGGCCGGCACCGGCCTGGCGCCGGCGTTCGCCGCCACGCCCGGACGCCGGGCCGTCGTCCTCGGCGGCGGGATGGCGGGGCTGACCGCCGCCCACGAGCTCGTCGAGCGCGGCTTCGAGGTGACGGTCTTCGAGCCGTCCGCCTGGGGAGGCAAGGCGCGGAGCATCCCCGTGGCCGGCACCGGCACGGGCGGCCGTGCGGACCTGCCGGGCGAGCACGGCTTCCGGTTCTTCCCCGGCTTCTACCACCACGTGCCCGAGACGATGAGACGCATCCCGTTCGGCACGGGCACCGTCGGCGACAACCTCGTCGCGGCCACCGGCGGCAAGTTCCTGCGCGCGGGGGAGCGGGCCGACGGCTTCGTCTTCGGCATCGGGCCGGACCCCCAGCAGCTGCTCACGGTCGACGGCCTGCGCCGCTACCTGCGCGACACCCTCGGCGGCCGAACCGTCCCGCCCCAGGAGCTCGCCTACTTCGTCGAGCGGCTCCTCGTCTTCCTGACCAGCTGCGACGAGCGCCGCTTGGGCCAGTGGGAGAAGGTCAGCTGGTGGGACTTCGTCGGCGCCGGCAAGCGCTCGAAGGAGTACCAGCGCGTCCTCGCCGCCGGCCTGACCCGCAGCCTGGTCGCGGCCAAGGAGACGATCGCCAGCACCCGCACCATCGGCAACATGGGCGAGGCGTTCGTCTACAACATGATGGGCCGCGGCAACGACGGCGCACTCGACCGCGTCCTCGACCTGCCCACCAACGAGGCGTGGATCGACCCGTGGACGGCGTACCTGCGCGGTCGCGGGGTGCGCCTGGTGTTCGGCCAGCGCCTCGTCCGGTACGACATCGAGCGCGGCCGGGTCGCCGCGGCCGTCCTCGCCGACGCCTCGGGCGCCACGACCCGGGTCGAGGCCGACTGGTTCGTCAGCGCGATGCCCGTCGAGCGCGTCGTACCGACGCTGACGCCGGCCGTGCTCGGGCTCGCGCCCGAGCTCGAGGAGCTCGGCACCCTGACCACCGACTGGATGGTGGGCATCCAGTTCTTCCTGCGCGCGCCGGTCAAGCTCACCCACGGCCACATCACGTTCCTCGACGCGCCGTGGTCGCTGACCGCGCTGACCCAGGGCCAGTTCTGGGCGGACCGCACGATCACCCGCGACTACGGCGACGGCGCGGTCGTCGACATCCTCTCGATCGACATCTCCAACTGGGACGCGCCGGGCATCCTCTACGGCAAGACCGCCAAGGAGTGCACGCCCGCCGAGATCGCCGCCGAGGTGCTCGCCCAGGTCCGGGCCCACCACACGGCCGGCGACCTGCTCCCCGAGGGGATCATCCACTCCTGGTTCCTCGACCCCGGCGTGCGCTGGGACGCCGCCCAGCGCCGCAACACCAACGAGACGCCGCTGCTCGTCAACACCGTCGACTCCTGGTCGCGGCGCCCGACCGCCCGGACCGGCGTACCGAACCTGATGATGAGCGGCGACTTCGTGCAGACCGACATCGATCTGGCCACCATGGAGGGCGCCAACGAGTCGGCCCGGCACGCGGTCAACGCGATCCTCGACGAGTCGGGCTCGTCCGCCGCACGGGCGAAGACCTTCCGGCTCTACGACCCGCCGGAGTTCACGCTGCTCAAGCAGACCGACCGGCTGCTCTACAAGCTCGGCCGGCGCAACCTGCTTGACCTGGGGTGA
- a CDS encoding DoxX family protein, whose product MSLPAGAKVVTGAFVVSGVVHLVKPEVFEPLMPRQLPAHREIILASGVAELLCAAGLVAPRTRKVAGYASAALLAGVFPGNVQMALDALRGDNAPLKAVSLARLPLQWPLIRSALKAARTA is encoded by the coding sequence ATGAGCCTGCCCGCGGGAGCCAAGGTCGTCACCGGTGCGTTCGTCGTCAGCGGCGTCGTGCACCTGGTCAAGCCCGAGGTCTTCGAGCCCCTGATGCCCCGGCAGCTGCCCGCGCACCGCGAGATCATCCTGGCCAGCGGCGTCGCCGAGCTGTTGTGCGCCGCGGGCCTGGTCGCGCCCCGGACCCGCAAGGTCGCCGGCTACGCCAGCGCCGCGCTGCTCGCCGGCGTCTTCCCCGGCAACGTGCAGATGGCGCTCGACGCGCTGCGCGGCGACAACGCTCCGCTCAAGGCGGTCTCGCTGGCCCGGCTGCCGCTCCAGTGGCCGCTGATCCGCTCCGCGCTCAAGGCGGCGCGCACCGCCTGA